TAATATGTGTGAATAATCATTGATCATAATACTGACCATCGTAGTGAGAAGGAGGAAAAGAGCGAGGAAGAACAACGAGCTGATAGAAAATAGCGAGGGCGAAGAGAAAGAGAGGCACAGCGTAGGCTTTGATCGGTGATAAGAATGAAGAGCTCGCCGCTCCtcttaatcctcctgtagccatTGCGAAACTTTTCTTGCTACTATCGGGGCCCCCCGGAGAGTTAGTCAGCGTGGAGTGGACTACAGGAGAATAATCTTAAGAAGGCGAGAGCGGGAGGGCAATTACTTAAGCCCAAGAAAAGCCCAAAATTAGTTAAGCCTATTTAGCCCACATAAACAATCTTGAAGGGCAAACTTGTAATTATGTCAAAGAAATGGCTTGCTGTTGCTACAGCAGTTTGTTGATCTTTTTGTAGCTGCTGCCTGCTGCCGCTGGTTTCTCGGTTATCTTGCAGAAGCCTTTTGGTCGTAGTCTTGAGGTAAATTACCTAACCCTTTTTTGGATCTCTTCTCTCAACCGCTTCAGATTTCTTAATCCTTATTTTGCAATGGGCCCAATCAAATTATCTTTCTCTAATCAATGGCTTCTCTTtcggaaaaaaataataataataataatggcttctcaaattgtagTTTCTGTAACTGGGTGTGGTTGGATTCTTGAATATTGAATAGCGGATTAATGGTGGGATATAATTTGCATGTTGGTATAATGGGATTTTGCCAATATAGAAGAGAATTGATGTTGGTGATGTGTGGTTGAATATTTCCAAGTTCTTGTTTGTTCTGTGTTTCTTGTATATGTTGCCTACCTTTTTAGTGGAAGTAGCATAGGATGACATCTGGGATTGGTTCTTTGCTCTCTTGCATTGAATCTTAttgtaaatcaaattaaatttgattGCCGTGGAAGTATTTGGTCTTTAGTAAGTTGGATTCTGAAATTACCAAATTGCTTTATAATTTAGGAGTGAAATGTAAATATGAATGGTGAGAATTCAGAGGATTATTtttaagagaaaaaggaaaaaaagaaaaatgaaaaaagagTGACATAAGAGATACATTGTTAGAAAACAATTTTCTATGTCCTAGGAGGTTTGAACTTTTAAATTTCAGTCTTTCTTTATGCTGTTTTATAATAAGGTCTTATTAGGTTATTCTAGCAATGGGGAAGGACTCAAAACCAAAGGATGCAGGAGGGAAGGGCAAAGGGAAGCAGGCAGGAGGTGCAAGTGATGAGAGTGCTTCAAAGGGTAAAGGGAAAGCTGGAAAATCAGATGGACTTGGCACCTGCACATATGTAAAAGGTTTTTCACCCCCACCCtgacttctttctctctctctctctcttttcctgAAACGTTTCTTTGTATTACATGTTTTGAAATCCTTACTATCAAGGCATTTATTTTGGTTTTTATTTGCTTTAGCAAGGCATATCTTATGTGAGAAGCAAGGTAAAATCAATGAAGCATACAAGAAACTGCAAGATGGTTGGCTTAGCAATGGAGACAAAGTCCCACCTGCAGAGTTTGCAAAGGTGAATCCACTAGATTGCAATCTTAGAATTGTTTGACACTTTAAGATCTACTTTGTTAAAGATAacagattaatatttttttcccaaCTACTAAACACTTACAATAATCTTATGGGTCTCTTATTATGTGAATTCAAGAAAACCAATTGTCATACCAGAACATTTAtcaattgtgcatatatttacattaaattaaataatcaaTGAAGAGAATCCTATTTGTGTTATTTTTATAATGTATCATATTTTTGTTTAGGTTACTGGTTATATAATTTTAGAATTCAATGCTCTCAGTAAAGTTGAAAATCTTTATAAGGATAAATTTCAAAGTTATAATTTGCATCACAGGGACCAGTATTCAATGCTCAAAACCAGTGAAAATCAGGGGTAAgggaatttaattgattttttatgAATATGATAGTACCTTGTTTCATTGATCCACATGATATAAGGGTACAAAATAAAATGAACGGCATCAGATCATTGTACAAAATAGAAATTATCAGATCAGAGTGTTGATGAATATGATGTGCCACTGCTGCACTGCCTACCTTCTTGTTCATGTTGGTAGTTTAACTTTAACTAATAGCAACCTATGTTCACGCTTTACACTTAAAAAACCTAGCTGAATCTTCCTCAAGGTTGGTTCTAGGTGTGAATCTTCAGTGGTTTAATGTCATTAAATCTAGGCATTGCATGGGAATTTTAAGGATGATGAAGAAGGAATCTAATGAAGGTAAAAGAAAGGAACAGAATGTAAATGAAGGTTAATTTTAGGTTAATGGGTTTAAAAATGTTTAAAAGCTCTATTTACATCCTTTAACTTCCAAATTTAGAGGTTAAGAAAAATGGAAGAGGTTAAAGGATCCTTTCATATTAAAATAAGGGTAAATAACTATTTGTTCCCTGAGATTGGGTCATAATAAATTAATAGGTCCCTACTGTTTGAAAATCAAACTAATTGGCCTATGACAGTTGATTTAATAAACCATTTGGCCCCTCCATCCAGTTTTCCATTAGTCAATCGTTAAAAAATCAGTTAAAAGGTCTAAAATATATGTGAAATTCTAAAAATACCATCAATTaacagtttttatttgaaataattttttgaaagaaattagaagaggaaaattttaaaaaaatgtttctttttattgaaaaataattttctttgttAATGAAGATATTTTTAGAATTTCAGGTGCATTTTAGACATTTGACTACCATTTTATCTGTTCACTAAAGAAAAAGTGGATGAAATGACTAAATAGTTCACTAAATCAAATGTCAGTgactaattaatttgattttcagACAATATGAACCTACTACTAAACCTAATCTGAGGAGTAAATAGTTTTTTCACCCTTAAGGTAAACTCTCAAATAAGATTAATAGGTTAACCTTATTTTTGAGCCTCTGATGTGGATTTTCAAGTTGCCGTTTGATTTTTTTGGTGGACTGAGCCAAAATGATAACcatattgttttattatttcgTATTTCATGAGTGTCTATCATGTAATAtcttttcaatttcttttctcagcTAGCAGCAGAATACTCAGAATGTCCTTCTGGGAAGAAGGGTGGAGATCTTGGGTGGTTTCCACGTGGAAAGATGGCTGGTCCATTCCAGGAAGTTGCCTTCAGCACGGCTGTTGGAGCTACCAGTGCGCCATTTAAATCAacgtaatgagtttttggcattTAATCCTTGGTAGCCACTTTTTGTAATTCTAGATTCCTGCTGCATACAATTGGTTGACTAATTCTAAATTTTTGTGCAGTCATGGATATCACATAATCTTATGTGAAGGGAGGAAGAATTGATGGAATGCAGCATTTGGATCAAGGGGCTCAAAACTAGTTACTTGTAGATGGGTATCGACATTTTGTACTTCGGAAATCTAGGTGAGGTTCGTCAACATTTTGATGCTTGAATACCCTACTAAGCAAGATTATTCAAGATGAATATCCGAGTGTTTTGATCTGTTTCTTTTTTTCCCCTATGTTCATCTACAATAATGATGATATATTTAAGAGAATTATGTGAAGCCCTTGTCATACGCATATCCTTTGATCAGTACTAATTTTGAACCCTATGCTTCATCAATTTCCTCTTTTTTCAATGTCAACTTACCATGCACTCATATTGTttaccaaatatatatatatatatatatatacacacacacacacacttaaaGCCCTTATAACTAAGCCTGGGAACGGTCTGGTTTCTGGTCAGATCAGACTGATAATTTTGATTTTGATGGTTGgagatttgagttaatttttttgaaaagtgaaaattttatttttaattcaaaaaaaaaaaaagaatatatatatatatatatatatatacacacacacttaAAGCCCTTGTAACTAAGCCTGGGAATTGTCTGGTTTCTGGTCAGAATCAGACTGATAATTTTGATTTTGAGGGTTGgagatttgagttaatttttttgaaaagtaaaaattgtatttttaattcaaaattgaaTTATATGATATGATTTTAGTTAGGGCTAAAAAAGTTTTAATCAAACTTAGTTTTagccgatttttttttttttgggtagtaAACCACAGGCATCTCCTAGCCTAGAACCGACTAGGGTTGAGCAGATTTCAGTTCAAACTaaaaaatcgaactgaatcgattcaatttggttcaatcggttcggttttattttaaaaaaaattctgttattttggtttggttcggttttaaagagaaaaaaatcgattaaactgaaccgaaccgaatagtaatttatatattcaaatcgaatcaaattgaatcaaatcaatttttgaattgatttaatttcaggggaaatttatgaattatatttaattatatatatatatattatttaatttcattgattaatatttattaggttcaaactaaagttaaaattagaccaaataacttaaaaatcaagtctaaattgaaaagttaattaaaaataaaaatcgaTCGGTTTGAATCGAACCAAACCAAAATAAAAcagttcggtttgattcgatttttcatctattttgattcggttcggtttctaaaataagtaatttagttttcataatttaatttggttCGGTTTGATTCAATTTGAACCAAATACTCACCCTTAGGTTAGACTTAATCATGCTCGTACTGGAAAGGCCTATTATGGGAGTAAGCGCTCTTAGCAGGGATTTTCTTCATTTACAAGGATGAACAATCAACCTTGTTTAAGGCATACATAGAGTCTTTTGCCACTCTTATCAACCTTGTTGATTAGTTTTAGCcaattttgattaaattgattCTAGTTCAAATTCTGATCACACCCATATCTACATATAACGCCCTTGAGCATTAAGAAAAAATCTTGCACATgcaaaaaaaataaagtttaatcagaaaagagataaataaataataaaaatgggCATAAAACTTTGAGCGACTCTAATTCAAAATTTACTGATACAATgctctaaaaaaataatttattccaattaaatCAGTGCCACTATTGCTACTGAAGAATCACGGGAATTATTACCAAAAAATTAAGATACACGAAAATGTATTGCAGATTTTGATGTACAACTTAAAAACAATATGGATAAGTATGATCACAACAAGCACACTACCCAACTGGCTATAATCCATCGTTAGCATTAACAAGTTTGAGACCCCAGCTCATGTCCTCACAGTGCTGCACATGAGGTACCAGTGCACCAGTGTCGACCCCTCTCCGAGCCTTGCAGTCATAAAATGGAGGTGCATGGAAACAAGGCTCCATGGACATTACTGGACCACAGGGTGGATCAGGGGCTGATTGATTCACAGGTTTGTAGAGTATCCATGGCTTCAACCCTCCAAGACCTTGAGCCACATAGCCAAAGGTGGACCAAGAGCTTGTGACCAGCACATCGGTTAAGCTCAGTAAATACATTTCTGCCCATGCCTTTCTGTTGTGAATCTGCTTTTCTGTTTGCTGATACTCTTCATGACTTGGCTGGTAAATACCAACTAAT
Above is a genomic segment from Hevea brasiliensis isolate MT/VB/25A 57/8 chromosome 17, ASM3005281v1, whole genome shotgun sequence containing:
- the LOC110656994 gene encoding uncharacterized protein LOC110656994, which translates into the protein MGKDSKPKDAGGKGKGKQAGGASDESASKGKGKAGKSDGLGTCTYVKARHILCEKQGKINEAYKKLQDGWLSNGDKVPPAEFAKLAAEYSECPSGKKGGDLGWFPRGKMAGPFQEVAFSTAVGATSAPFKSTHGYHIILCEGRKN